Proteins from a single region of Crassaminicella profunda:
- a CDS encoding PadR family transcriptional regulator, with amino-acid sequence MNIQFKKGVLELCVLSILSTKDCYGYELVHNISESITISEGTIYPLLRRLTKEGLFTTYLKESQEGPPRKYYQLTEEGKTAKEELTKEWFAFVEGVNKIVGRDEESE; translated from the coding sequence ATGAATATTCAATTCAAAAAAGGAGTACTGGAATTATGTGTATTATCCATTTTAAGTACAAAAGATTGTTATGGCTATGAATTAGTACACAATATTTCTGAAAGTATTACTATATCAGAAGGAACTATATATCCCTTATTAAGAAGGTTAACAAAAGAAGGACTCTTTACCACATACCTTAAAGAATCTCAAGAAGGACCACCAAGAAAATATTATCAATTAACAGAGGAAGGAAAGACAGCAAAAGAAGAATTAACCAAAGAATGGTTTGCTTTTGTAGAAGGGGTTAACAAAATTGTTGGAAGGGATGAGGAAAGTGAATAA
- a CDS encoding HAAS signaling domain-containing protein: MNKSDYLKKLEELLKKLSKEEREEILKDYEEHFTFALAEGKTEDEIIKDLGNPHEIAKQYIANNVIHQATENPSFSNILKAVVTIVALGFFNIVFVLGPFLGVVGALIGLFGGAIGVLVGGVSVFAGVVLKPLLGSLISMPIVMTSNPVATSFLGIGITALGVLFLIGNCYLAKWLFKLTLKYLKMNLKIIKK; the protein is encoded by the coding sequence GTGAATAAAAGTGATTATTTAAAGAAATTAGAAGAATTACTAAAAAAACTTTCAAAAGAAGAAAGAGAAGAAATTTTAAAGGATTATGAGGAACATTTTACCTTTGCCTTAGCAGAAGGTAAAACAGAAGATGAAATCATTAAGGATTTAGGAAATCCCCATGAAATTGCAAAGCAATATATAGCAAATAATGTAATCCATCAAGCAACAGAGAATCCATCATTTTCAAATATTCTAAAAGCTGTAGTTACAATTGTTGCACTTGGCTTTTTTAATATAGTATTTGTACTAGGACCTTTTTTAGGTGTTGTTGGAGCTTTGATAGGTCTTTTTGGAGGGGCTATTGGTGTATTAGTTGGTGGAGTGTCAGTATTTGCTGGAGTTGTTTTAAAGCCATTACTTGGTTCATTAATCTCTATGCCCATAGTGATGACTTCAAATCCGGTAGCAACAAGTTTTTTAGGCATAGGTATAACGGCATTAGGGGTACTTTTTCTTATAGGAAATTGTTATTTGGCAAAATGGTTATTTAAGCTTACACTAAAATATTTGAAGATGAATTTGAAAATCATAAAAAAATAA
- a CDS encoding DUF4097 family beta strand repeat-containing protein, with the protein MNRKMKKFIVWTVAIMIVSFGISAGLFMQAGENILHITNSVNRESIENDVDITKNLEIENVEKIYIDMISTNVKVIPEDRKDIKIHFYGTTNEKISPLNIEKKDKAIFVKEKKKNEMVINIGKGSLSDTHLDVYIPKDYSKDIDIEAVSGDINFGKLQIEIANISTVSGDIEGDIIDGKNATFKTISGDIEIESSKGKLYAKSVSGDIATKVESLKDDLAFKSTSGNVEIKLPKTALFRLQASSTSGEINCEFPIKIEKNKGRNNLYGNVGNDEEIKNTININTVSGDIDLVK; encoded by the coding sequence ATGAATAGAAAGATGAAAAAGTTTATTGTATGGACAGTTGCTATTATGATTGTGTCCTTTGGGATTTCGGCGGGATTATTTATGCAAGCTGGAGAAAATATTTTACATATAACGAATTCTGTTAATCGAGAGTCTATTGAGAATGATGTGGATATTACTAAAAATCTGGAAATAGAAAATGTTGAGAAGATCTATATAGATATGATCAGTACGAATGTGAAGGTGATTCCAGAAGATAGGAAAGATATAAAGATTCATTTTTATGGAACAACGAATGAGAAGATAAGTCCATTAAACATAGAAAAAAAAGACAAAGCTATATTTGTAAAAGAAAAAAAGAAAAATGAAATGGTCATTAATATAGGAAAAGGAAGTTTATCGGATACTCATTTAGATGTATACATTCCAAAGGATTATTCAAAAGATATAGATATAGAAGCAGTATCAGGAGATATTAATTTTGGAAAGCTTCAAATAGAAATAGCTAATATTTCAACTGTATCAGGTGATATTGAAGGGGACATAATAGATGGAAAAAATGCAACCTTTAAAACTATTTCAGGAGACATAGAAATAGAATCATCTAAAGGAAAATTATATGCAAAATCTGTATCTGGAGATATAGCTACAAAAGTTGAAAGTTTAAAGGATGATTTAGCTTTCAAATCTACATCTGGAAATGTTGAAATAAAGCTTCCTAAAACAGCGCTGTTTCGTTTACAAGCAAGTTCTACATCTGGAGAAATTAATTGTGAATTTCCTATAAAAATAGAGAAAAATAAAGGTAGAAACAATCTTTATGGGAATGTTGGAAATGATGAAGAAATAAAAAATACAATTAATATTAATACAGTTTCGGGTGATATTGATTTGGTGAAATGA